A DNA window from Iodobacter ciconiae contains the following coding sequences:
- a CDS encoding glycosyltransferase family 2 protein encodes MISIITAIHNQLAVNQLFWENLQRYTHHPFELIIIDNGSNDGSAAFFDSVGVTVIRNHANYAYPHSQNQGIAQSKYDWLAFLNNDIIVSPQWDLKLIESMTANGLEVATVCGIEQIENAQETKKLKHRWQKIKNILGLFGFNRTTLSWMHKLMYRNWEEFCLDRQMRFKHQIKEGFVGNTVMIARSALAKIGEWDERIQAADFDLYLRTKKREREFGDMRAMHVCLDVFIHHYIRLTMKAGYPPFADREQLIALEDKWPEAERAQLAQLNK; translated from the coding sequence ATGATCAGCATTATTACGGCCATCCATAATCAATTAGCGGTGAATCAATTATTTTGGGAAAATCTGCAGCGCTATACGCATCACCCCTTTGAGCTGATTATTATTGATAATGGTTCAAACGATGGCAGTGCGGCGTTTTTTGATTCGGTGGGCGTAACGGTGATTCGCAATCACGCGAATTACGCCTATCCGCATAGCCAGAATCAGGGTATTGCCCAGTCAAAATATGACTGGCTCGCTTTTCTGAATAATGACATTATCGTATCCCCCCAATGGGACTTGAAGCTGATTGAATCGATGACGGCGAATGGCTTAGAGGTGGCTACGGTTTGCGGAATTGAGCAAATTGAAAATGCCCAGGAAACTAAAAAGCTGAAACACCGCTGGCAAAAAATTAAAAACATCCTTGGTTTATTTGGTTTTAATCGCACCACGCTCAGCTGGATGCATAAGCTGATGTACCGTAATTGGGAAGAGTTTTGCCTTGACCGGCAAATGCGATTTAAGCATCAGATTAAAGAAGGCTTTGTCGGTAATACCGTGATGATTGCCCGTAGTGCACTGGCCAAAATTGGTGAGTGGGATGAGCGCATTCAGGCTGCTGATTTCGATTTATATTTACGCACTAAAAAGCGTGAGCGCGAGTTTGGCGATATGCGCGCGATGCATGTTTGCCTGGATGTATTTATCCACCACTATATTCGCCTGACGATGAAAGCAGGCTATCCGCCTTTTGCGGACAGAGAGCAGCTGATTGCTCTGGAAGACAAATGGCCGGAAGCAGAGCGGGCGCAATTAGCACAATTGAATAAATAG
- the metX gene encoding homoserine O-succinyltransferase MetX, with protein sequence MQLPRSIGLVSAQKAVFDEPITLSSGTILPYYELVYETYGKLNADASNAILVCHALSGNHHAAGRYSVDDKNPGWWDTMIGPGKPIDTDKFFVIGLNNLGGCHGSTGPSSINPATGQPYGSAFPLVLVRDWVETQKRLADRLGITQFAAVIGGSLGGMQALRWSITHPERIRHCLVIASAPKLTAQNIAFNDVARQAILTDPDFHGGDYYQHNTLPRRGLRLARMLGHITYLSDDGMGEKFGRLLRSGEYKYGFEVEFEIESYLRYQGDKFAEVFDANTYLLMTKALDYFDPARHYNNDLVAALSEAKAQFLVVSFTTDWRFSPARSKEIVKALLAAKRQVSYAEIESEHGHDAFLMEDPPYHAIMRNYMQRIAKEIAQ encoded by the coding sequence ATGCAGCTACCTCGCAGCATTGGTTTAGTCTCCGCTCAAAAAGCGGTTTTTGACGAGCCAATTACTTTATCTTCCGGCACTATCCTGCCGTATTACGAGTTGGTGTATGAAACCTATGGCAAGTTAAACGCCGATGCTTCTAATGCCATCCTGGTTTGTCATGCCCTGTCGGGTAATCATCATGCAGCGGGCCGCTATAGTGTTGATGATAAAAATCCCGGTTGGTGGGATACGATGATAGGGCCGGGTAAGCCAATTGATACTGATAAATTCTTTGTTATTGGCTTAAATAATCTGGGTGGCTGCCATGGCTCAACCGGGCCTTCCTCTATTAATCCGGCCACGGGCCAGCCTTATGGTTCGGCTTTTCCATTGGTATTGGTCAGAGATTGGGTTGAAACGCAAAAACGTTTAGCCGATCGTTTAGGTATTACTCAATTTGCTGCGGTGATTGGTGGCAGCTTGGGTGGGATGCAGGCGCTGCGTTGGTCCATTACCCATCCGGAGCGAATTCGCCATTGCCTCGTCATTGCCTCTGCGCCCAAATTAACCGCGCAAAATATTGCCTTTAATGATGTGGCCCGTCAGGCTATTCTGACCGATCCGGATTTTCATGGCGGCGATTATTATCAGCACAATACCCTGCCGCGCCGTGGGCTGCGATTGGCTCGCATGCTGGGGCATATTACTTATTTAAGCGATGATGGTATGGGCGAGAAATTTGGCCGTCTATTGCGCTCTGGTGAATATAAATACGGCTTTGAAGTGGAATTCGAAATTGAATCCTATTTGCGCTATCAAGGTGATAAATTTGCCGAAGTATTTGATGCCAATACTTATTTGTTAATGACTAAAGCGCTGGATTATTTTGATCCGGCCCGTCATTACAATAATGATTTAGTGGCGGCTTTAAGTGAAGCCAAGGCGCAATTTCTGGTCGTTTCATTTACTACCGACTGGCGTTTTTCTCCTGCCCGCTCTAAAGAAATTGTAAAAGCATTATTGGCGGCTAAACGCCAGGTTTCTTATGCAGAAATTGAATCAGAACACGGCCATGATGCTTTCTTAATGGAAGACCCCCCTTATCACGCCATTATGCGCAACTATATGCAGCGGATTGCTAAGGAGATTGCCCAATGA
- the metW gene encoding methionine biosynthesis protein MetW, giving the protein MSKLKTLRPDLQYIADWIPPQSRVLDLGCGDGELLAWLAVQKEVSGYGVEIDVNGVVGCVANGVNVIQSDMESGLSTFEDHSFDYVVLSLTIQAMHNIEGILQEMVRVGKTGIVTFPNFGFWENRWQILMGRMPVSETIPFEWYNTPNIHFCTVNDFAKLLNKSGLKIDHQLVLNQGEKVEFLPNLLGSLALVRFNKV; this is encoded by the coding sequence ATGAGCAAGCTAAAAACTTTACGTCCGGATTTGCAATATATTGCCGACTGGATTCCCCCTCAATCCAGAGTATTGGATTTAGGTTGTGGCGACGGTGAATTGCTGGCATGGCTGGCGGTACAAAAAGAAGTCAGTGGCTATGGTGTTGAAATTGATGTCAATGGCGTGGTGGGCTGCGTGGCTAACGGTGTGAATGTGATTCAAAGTGATATGGAAAGTGGCTTATCGACTTTTGAAGACCATTCCTTTGATTATGTGGTGCTTTCCCTCACCATTCAGGCTATGCACAATATTGAAGGCATTTTGCAGGAAATGGTCAGGGTGGGTAAAACCGGCATCGTCACCTTTCCTAATTTTGGCTTCTGGGAAAACCGCTGGCAAATCCTAATGGGCAGAATGCCGGTATCGGAAACGATTCCATTCGAGTGGTATAACACGCCCAATATCCATTTTTGTACCGTGAATGATTTTGCTAAGTTATTGAATAAATCAGGTTTAAAGATTGATCATCAATTGGTATTGAATCAGGGTGAAAAAGTAGAGTTCTTACCTAATCTACTCGGCAGCTTGGCTTTGGTGCGGTTTAATAAAGTTTAA
- a CDS encoding Gfo/Idh/MocA family protein, with the protein MTIRFGIIGTGHIANRFAQGLAYLAGEAQLAAVWNRNQAKATAFAEQYGGLVHQSVDDLLASDIDAVYIATPHTSHAQYSIAAMQAGKAVLCEKPAATSLAELERVLDVATQTGQLFMEAMKPGFYPLYQALREHLLDDPIGPVAFVRCGFANPNVASDHAVLKPEMAGGGLLDIGIYGAFLAVDWLGGVQKVQALGRLNGGVDTFASINSQHSGGISQLYCGLDLAGSGEALLAGPGGHVVLDEKWWNPTTATIFYKDGRKVRLEVLPVGSGLQYETAHFCHLLATGQSESPLMPYAHSRAMIAMVDAARAELGLVYPFEVRAVNKS; encoded by the coding sequence ATGACTATTCGTTTTGGGATTATCGGCACTGGTCATATCGCCAATCGCTTTGCTCAGGGTTTGGCTTATCTTGCCGGCGAGGCGCAGCTTGCTGCGGTGTGGAATCGCAATCAGGCTAAGGCCACGGCTTTTGCAGAGCAGTATGGCGGGCTAGTGCATCAAAGTGTGGATGATTTGCTCGCCAGCGATATCGATGCGGTGTATATCGCCACGCCCCATACCAGCCATGCCCAGTACAGCATTGCGGCCATGCAGGCGGGTAAGGCGGTGCTGTGTGAAAAGCCTGCGGCCACCAGCCTTGCAGAGCTGGAACGTGTGCTGGACGTGGCGACGCAAACCGGCCAGTTGTTTATGGAGGCGATGAAGCCGGGGTTTTATCCACTGTATCAGGCGCTACGTGAGCACTTATTGGACGATCCGATCGGCCCGGTGGCTTTTGTGCGCTGTGGCTTTGCCAACCCTAATGTAGCATCAGATCATGCCGTGCTAAAGCCTGAAATGGCGGGTGGTGGCCTCTTGGATATCGGTATTTATGGCGCGTTTTTAGCGGTGGATTGGCTGGGCGGTGTGCAAAAGGTGCAGGCTTTGGGTCGGCTCAATGGCGGGGTGGATACTTTTGCCAGCATCAATAGCCAGCACAGCGGCGGCATCAGCCAGCTTTACTGCGGTCTGGATCTGGCCGGATCGGGTGAGGCGCTGCTGGCTGGCCCGGGTGGGCATGTGGTCTTGGATGAAAAATGGTGGAACCCGACTACGGCCACTATTTTTTATAAAGATGGTCGCAAAGTCAGGCTGGAAGTACTGCCTGTGGGTTCAGGCCTGCAATACGAAACGGCCCATTTTTGCCATTTACTGGCCACAGGCCAAAGTGAAAGCCCGCTCATGCCGTACGCTCACTCCAGAGCCATGATTGCCATGGTGGACGCGGCCAGAGCCGAGTTGGGCCTGGTCTATCCGTTTGAAGTAAGGGCAGTTAATAAATCGTAA
- a CDS encoding M14 family metallopeptidase, whose product MLKISSQFDSGAIEVVSLADAQNIHLKIRCDNASPFSQWFHFRLLGAKDQDCVIHFDNAASSAYPDGWSDYNAVASYDTENWFRVASDYDGQTLRIHHRPERESVFYAYFEPYSWERHMRLIGEAVEASPLCESVHLGSTLDGRDMDLLRVGVEMPGKKNIWITARQHPGESMAEWFVEGLLETLLDPENSVARVLLEKAVFYIVPNMNPDGSVRGNLRTNAAGANLNREWATPTMERSPEVFLVRQMMLETGIDAFLDVHGDEAIPHNFVAGCEDNASFSAHQASLQAAFKASWLATCPDFQTEFGYEKGKFGPETLTIATNWVGDAFDCLAYTVEMPFKDTAKRPLPEVGWNGERSRQFGASVLLPLLAVVDQLR is encoded by the coding sequence ATGCTAAAAATTTCCAGCCAGTTTGATTCTGGCGCTATTGAAGTGGTCAGCCTTGCGGATGCCCAAAATATCCATTTGAAGATCCGCTGCGATAATGCTTCGCCATTTAGCCAGTGGTTTCATTTCCGTTTGCTTGGCGCTAAAGATCAGGACTGTGTGATTCATTTTGATAACGCAGCCAGCAGTGCTTACCCCGATGGCTGGTCTGATTACAATGCGGTGGCTAGCTACGACACCGAAAACTGGTTTCGTGTGGCCAGTGATTATGATGGCCAAACGCTGCGTATTCATCATCGCCCGGAACGCGAATCGGTTTTCTACGCTTATTTCGAGCCGTATTCGTGGGAGCGCCATATGCGCCTGATTGGTGAGGCGGTAGAGGCATCCCCCTTGTGCGAATCAGTGCATCTGGGCAGCACCTTAGATGGGCGTGATATGGATTTGCTGCGCGTTGGCGTGGAAATGCCGGGCAAGAAAAACATCTGGATTACCGCGCGTCAGCATCCGGGTGAGTCGATGGCCGAATGGTTTGTTGAAGGTCTGCTTGAAACCCTGCTTGATCCGGAAAACAGCGTTGCGCGCGTGCTGCTGGAAAAAGCCGTGTTCTATATTGTGCCGAATATGAACCCGGATGGCAGTGTGCGCGGTAATTTGCGCACCAATGCGGCGGGTGCCAACTTGAACCGCGAATGGGCAACGCCAACGATGGAGCGTAGCCCGGAAGTGTTTCTGGTGCGCCAGATGATGCTGGAAACCGGCATCGATGCCTTCCTCGATGTGCACGGCGACGAAGCGATTCCGCATAATTTTGTAGCGGGTTGTGAAGACAATGCGTCTTTTTCTGCTCACCAAGCCAGCCTGCAAGCGGCTTTTAAAGCATCATGGCTGGCAACGTGCCCGGATTTTCAAACTGAATTTGGCTATGAAAAAGGCAAATTTGGCCCGGAAACACTGACCATTGCTACTAACTGGGTAGGCGATGCCTTTGATTGCCTGGCTTACACCGTCGAAATGCCATTTAAAGACACGGCTAAACGCCCATTGCCGGAAGTAGGCTGGAACGGTGAGCGTAGCCGCCAGTTTGGCGCAAGCGTCTTGCTGCCGCTGCTGGCGGTTGTGGATCAGTTAAGGTAA
- the ltaE gene encoding low-specificity L-threonine aldolase produces MQWIDLRSDTVTQPTPAMRTAMMNAVVGDDVYGDDSTVNELELLAASILGFEAALFVPSGTFGNQLALFTHCERGDEVILGEDSHIVWHEVGGAAVIAGVNLRPVPTQNGVLDAGQVRRRIRPEGDIHLPRTRLICMENAHSSGRVVPLAAMQEIWETAKSAGLKVHLDGARVFNAATHLGVDVKQITQYTDSVMCCLSKGLAAPIGSILAGDAAFIATARKKRKLLGGGWRQAGVLAAPAMLALTEMTLRLGEDHQNAQYLAGQLASLPDVHVCTDQLQINMVFFEIRKEIDEGKLLAHLSECGIKSNGTEDGQWRFVCHWQIGKEEIDTVISAMKAALAAA; encoded by the coding sequence ATGCAATGGATAGACCTGCGCAGTGATACCGTCACCCAGCCTACCCCGGCAATGCGAACTGCCATGATGAATGCGGTGGTGGGCGATGATGTCTATGGCGACGACAGCACGGTCAATGAACTTGAGCTCCTGGCGGCAAGCATACTGGGCTTTGAAGCGGCACTGTTTGTGCCAAGCGGCACTTTTGGCAATCAGCTGGCGCTATTCACCCACTGCGAGCGTGGCGACGAAGTAATACTGGGTGAAGACAGCCATATTGTCTGGCACGAAGTAGGCGGCGCAGCGGTCATTGCCGGCGTAAACCTACGCCCTGTTCCCACCCAAAATGGCGTACTGGATGCCGGGCAAGTGCGTCGCCGCATTCGCCCCGAAGGCGATATCCACCTGCCGCGCACACGTTTAATCTGTATGGAAAACGCCCATTCCAGCGGCCGGGTTGTGCCGCTCGCCGCCATGCAGGAAATCTGGGAAACCGCCAAATCGGCAGGGCTGAAAGTTCACCTTGATGGTGCGCGGGTATTTAACGCCGCCACTCACTTAGGAGTCGATGTAAAACAGATCACCCAATATACAGACAGCGTAATGTGTTGCTTATCCAAAGGCTTAGCGGCCCCCATCGGCTCTATTCTGGCGGGAGATGCGGCTTTTATTGCCACCGCACGCAAAAAACGTAAGCTTTTAGGCGGTGGATGGCGGCAAGCCGGCGTACTTGCAGCCCCTGCCATGCTGGCACTGACAGAAATGACCCTGCGCCTGGGTGAGGACCACCAAAATGCACAGTATCTGGCTGGGCAACTGGCCAGCCTGCCTGATGTGCACGTTTGCACCGACCAGCTGCAAATCAATATGGTGTTTTTTGAAATCCGCAAAGAAATCGACGAAGGCAAACTACTCGCCCACCTTAGCGAATGCGGCATTAAATCGAATGGCACGGAAGACGGCCAATGGCGCTTTGTTTGCCACTGGCAGATTGGCAAGGAAGAGATTGATACCGTGATAAGCGCGATGAAAGCGGCGCTGGCTGCAGCTTAA
- a CDS encoding thiol:disulfide interchange protein DsbA/DsbL translates to MLNTWLKRLLIGTTLLAASFAHAELREGVEYKKMAKPQAVAIAGKSEVIEFFWYGCPHCFTVAPHVEDWASKLPANVNFRRVHVAWPGRSDMEGHAKIFIALQAMGLDGKQQLAVMSAIQKDRIELRKEDVLFAWIKKQGIDVEKFKAQYNSFSSSASMNKLAQMTRDYQVDGVPMFVVNGKYVTSPGMINKEDGSITQVINELLAKDKPAPAKKK, encoded by the coding sequence ATGTTAAATACTTGGCTCAAACGATTACTCATCGGCACGACCCTTCTGGCAGCAAGCTTTGCCCACGCAGAGCTCCGTGAAGGTGTTGAATATAAGAAAATGGCTAAGCCACAAGCAGTTGCCATTGCTGGCAAAAGCGAAGTCATTGAGTTCTTCTGGTATGGCTGCCCGCATTGCTTTACTGTTGCTCCTCATGTTGAAGACTGGGCAAGTAAATTACCGGCCAATGTTAATTTCCGCCGGGTGCACGTTGCATGGCCTGGCCGCAGCGATATGGAAGGCCACGCTAAAATCTTTATCGCTCTACAGGCAATGGGCCTTGATGGCAAGCAGCAGCTTGCAGTAATGAGCGCCATACAAAAAGATCGAATTGAATTACGTAAAGAAGATGTCCTGTTTGCATGGATTAAAAAACAAGGTATTGATGTAGAAAAATTCAAAGCCCAATACAATTCATTTAGCAGCAGTGCCAGTATGAATAAACTGGCGCAAATGACACGTGATTATCAAGTTGATGGCGTACCAATGTTTGTGGTCAATGGCAAATACGTAACCAGCCCGGGCATGATTAATAAAGAAGATGGCAGCATCACCCAGGTCATTAATGAGCTACTGGCCAAAGACAAACCTGCACCCGCTAAAAAGAAATAA
- a CDS encoding SPOR domain-containing protein: protein MKRTPRSNTSNASKSSGGGSLLTGLLIGLFGGVAVAVAVAVFLNRSGNPFAGKVSSTPADAISSAPVGQAPLTPEVLSPGGKNDIIIVTPSPTPAASAVTTENGERFDFYKMLPELADKKAAEVSKPAEPKKPEASPPVKVEAPKGAYLQVGSFQNEQDADNLKAKLALLGIEARIQTSDIPGKGIWHRVRLGPFNSGNELDNARSQLKANGVDSAVVK, encoded by the coding sequence ATGAAAAGAACACCCCGCAGCAATACCAGTAATGCCTCGAAAAGCAGCGGAGGAGGATCTCTGCTGACAGGATTACTGATTGGCTTATTTGGTGGTGTGGCCGTCGCCGTAGCAGTTGCAGTATTTTTAAACCGCAGTGGCAACCCTTTTGCAGGAAAAGTCAGCAGCACACCAGCCGATGCCATTTCATCGGCTCCTGTTGGCCAGGCACCACTAACCCCGGAAGTATTATCTCCCGGTGGAAAAAACGACATCATCATCGTTACACCTAGCCCTACTCCGGCAGCTTCAGCTGTCACAACAGAAAATGGCGAGCGCTTTGATTTTTATAAGATGCTACCGGAACTTGCAGACAAAAAAGCTGCCGAAGTAAGCAAGCCTGCCGAGCCTAAAAAACCTGAAGCCAGCCCGCCAGTTAAAGTAGAAGCCCCCAAAGGTGCGTATTTGCAAGTCGGTTCATTCCAAAATGAGCAGGATGCGGATAACCTTAAAGCCAAACTCGCTTTACTGGGTATAGAAGCCAGAATTCAAACCAGCGATATTCCCGGTAAAGGAATCTGGCATCGTGTTCGCCTAGGGCCATTTAATTCCGGCAATGAGCTGGATAATGCCCGCTCGCAACTTAAAGCTAATGGCGTAGATAGCGCCGTTGTTAAATAA
- the argH gene encoding argininosuccinate lyase encodes MQDQSKKMWSGRFNEPVTELVKRYTASVDFDKRMAEVDIQGSLAHAAMLNKVGVLSIEDLKSIQGGMADILNEIREGSFEWSLDLEDVHMNIERRLTQMIGDAGKRLHTGRSRNDQVATDIRLYLRGAIDLLVGLVHELQISLIDLAEKNASTVMPGFTHLQVAQPVTFGHHMMAYVEMLGRDAERLADARKRVNRLPLGSAALAGTTYPIDREYTAQLLGFDEVCQNSLDAVSDRDFAIEFTAAAALVMTHLSRLSEELILWMSPRYGFIDIADRFCTGSSIMPQKKNPDVPELVRGKTGRVNGSLISLLTLMKGQPLAYNKDNQEDKEPLFDTVDTLTDTLRIYADMMRGITVKPEAMVRAVKQGFSTATDLADYLVKRGIPFRDAHEAVALAVHYAEQKHKDLGDLQLVELQSFSPLIGEDIFEVLTLEGSLNARNHVGGTAPFQVLVQIAKWREKLGC; translated from the coding sequence ATGCAGGATCAGAGCAAAAAGATGTGGTCTGGCCGTTTTAATGAGCCGGTTACCGAACTCGTCAAGCGTTATACCGCCTCGGTGGATTTTGATAAGCGCATGGCTGAAGTCGATATCCAGGGTTCTCTGGCTCATGCTGCCATGCTCAATAAAGTGGGCGTGTTGTCGATTGAAGATCTGAAGTCCATTCAGGGCGGTATGGCCGATATCCTGAACGAAATCCGTGAAGGCTCGTTTGAATGGAGCCTGGATCTGGAAGACGTGCATATGAATATCGAGCGCCGTCTGACGCAAATGATTGGCGATGCGGGTAAGCGCCTACACACAGGTCGCAGCCGCAATGATCAGGTTGCCACCGATATTCGCCTTTATCTGCGTGGTGCAATCGATTTGCTGGTGGGGCTCGTGCACGAGCTGCAAATTTCTCTGATTGATCTGGCAGAAAAAAACGCCTCTACCGTGATGCCGGGCTTTACCCATTTGCAAGTGGCCCAGCCGGTTACCTTTGGCCACCATATGATGGCATACGTAGAAATGTTGGGCCGCGATGCCGAGCGTCTTGCAGATGCACGTAAACGGGTTAATCGCTTGCCGCTTGGCTCGGCTGCGCTGGCGGGTACAACTTACCCTATTGATCGGGAATACACGGCTCAATTACTGGGCTTTGATGAAGTTTGTCAGAACTCGCTTGATGCCGTATCTGACCGTGATTTTGCAATTGAATTTACTGCTGCTGCCGCATTGGTGATGACACATTTATCGCGTTTATCCGAAGAGCTTATTTTGTGGATGAGCCCGCGCTATGGCTTTATTGATATTGCCGATCGTTTTTGCACCGGCAGCTCTATCATGCCGCAAAAGAAAAACCCGGATGTGCCAGAGCTGGTGCGTGGTAAAACCGGCCGTGTAAATGGCAGCCTGATTTCTCTGCTCACTTTAATGAAGGGCCAGCCGCTGGCTTACAATAAAGATAATCAGGAAGATAAAGAGCCGCTATTTGATACGGTTGATACCCTGACCGATACCCTGCGTATTTATGCAGATATGATGCGGGGCATTACTGTGAAGCCGGAAGCCATGGTGCGTGCGGTGAAACAGGGTTTCTCTACCGCAACCGATTTGGCCGATTATCTGGTAAAGCGTGGCATCCCTTTTCGTGATGCGCATGAAGCTGTGGCTCTGGCAGTACATTACGCCGAGCAAAAGCATAAAGACCTTGGTGATTTGCAATTGGTTGAATTGCAAAGTTTCTCACCATTAATTGGTGAAGATATTTTTGAAGTGCTGACGCTGGAAGGCTCTTTAAATGCCCGTAATCACGTGGGCGGGACCGCGCCGTTTCAGGTGCTGGTGCAAATCGCCAAATGGCGTGAAAAGCTAGGCTGCTAG
- a CDS encoding GNAT family N-acetyltransferase, with amino-acid sequence MIELQWRWYGLADFDALTLYAHLKLRQDVFIVEQNCVYPDMDQYDAVSQHLLGFDQNGQVLASLRLVPPGFKYAEPSIGRVITHPDARRGGAGSLLVTEGLRFSQQLYPNQGHRIGAQSHLQGFYGNFGFVPVGQEYLEDNISHIDMVILA; translated from the coding sequence ATGATTGAATTGCAATGGCGCTGGTATGGATTGGCAGATTTTGATGCGCTGACTTTGTATGCCCATTTAAAGTTACGCCAAGATGTATTTATTGTTGAGCAAAACTGTGTTTATCCGGATATGGATCAATACGATGCGGTTTCGCAACATTTATTAGGTTTTGATCAAAATGGTCAGGTGCTTGCCAGCTTGCGCCTTGTGCCGCCAGGTTTTAAATATGCGGAGCCATCAATCGGGCGGGTGATCACGCACCCGGATGCACGCCGTGGTGGGGCCGGATCTTTGCTAGTAACAGAAGGCTTACGCTTCTCACAACAACTTTACCCAAATCAAGGCCATCGTATTGGCGCGCAATCCCATTTACAGGGTTTTTATGGCAATTTTGGCTTTGTGCCGGTGGGGCAGGAATATTTAGAAGACAATATTTCGCATATCGATATGGTGATTTTGGCTTGA
- a CDS encoding D-amino acid dehydrogenase produces the protein MQVIVIGAGVVGVATAHYLRVAGCDVTVLEQLDGPAAETSFANAGQVSPGYAAPWAAPGIPWKAVKWLTQAHSPLKIRPDGSLFQLSWVARMLANCTMEAYQRNKGRMVPLAEYSRDCLRDLREALDLQYEQRSLGTLQVFRTAKQLEAAQRDSDILSAIGVPNHLLGAQGLVDVEPALARVPGKLVGALQLPNDETGDCKMFTDKLAARCEAAGVVFRYGVTVERLLAANQQIRQVLLKSGEILNADHVVLAAGCASRALAAPLGLDLPVYPVKGYSLTIPLKNADAAPRSTVLDESYKIALTRFDSRLRVGGMAEVAGYDRRLDMGRVATLAMVTNDLFPEAGDTSRGEPWTGLRPMTPDGTPLVGGTSYSNLWLNTGHGTLGWTMACGSGRVLADLITRKKPEIESSGLALARY, from the coding sequence ATGCAAGTCATTGTTATTGGAGCTGGCGTTGTTGGCGTAGCAACTGCTCATTACCTGCGTGTAGCAGGGTGCGATGTTACCGTGCTGGAACAACTGGATGGGCCTGCAGCCGAAACAAGCTTTGCCAATGCGGGTCAGGTATCACCTGGCTACGCTGCGCCCTGGGCCGCACCGGGTATTCCGTGGAAAGCAGTTAAATGGCTGACTCAGGCGCATTCCCCGCTTAAGATTCGCCCGGATGGTAGTTTATTTCAGCTTTCATGGGTAGCAAGAATGCTGGCTAATTGTACGATGGAAGCTTATCAGCGCAATAAGGGCCGCATGGTCCCGCTGGCTGAATATAGCCGTGATTGCCTGCGTGATTTGCGCGAAGCGCTTGATCTGCAATATGAGCAGCGCAGCTTGGGCACTTTGCAAGTGTTCCGTACGGCCAAGCAGCTGGAAGCCGCACAACGTGATTCGGATATCCTCAGTGCGATTGGCGTGCCCAATCATTTGCTGGGTGCACAGGGCCTGGTGGATGTAGAGCCTGCCTTAGCGCGAGTGCCGGGTAAATTGGTGGGGGCCTTGCAATTGCCTAATGATGAAACAGGCGATTGCAAAATGTTTACCGATAAACTGGCCGCACGTTGCGAAGCTGCAGGCGTTGTTTTTCGTTACGGCGTGACGGTTGAGCGCCTGCTTGCCGCAAACCAGCAAATCCGCCAGGTACTGCTTAAGAGTGGTGAAATCCTTAATGCTGATCATGTGGTGCTGGCCGCAGGCTGTGCATCGCGTGCTCTGGCCGCTCCCTTGGGCCTGGACTTGCCGGTTTATCCGGTGAAAGGCTATTCGCTGACTATTCCTTTGAAAAATGCCGATGCTGCGCCACGTTCTACTGTACTGGATGAGAGCTATAAAATTGCACTGACCCGTTTTGATTCACGCCTGCGTGTGGGCGGCATGGCCGAAGTCGCAGGTTACGACAGGCGTTTGGATATGGGCCGAGTTGCCACGCTGGCGATGGTTACTAATGATCTTTTTCCTGAAGCGGGGGATACCAGCAGGGGTGAACCTTGGACTGGTTTGCGTCCAATGACACCAGATGGCACGCCGCTGGTGGGTGGCACGTCTTATTCAAATTTGTGGCTCAATACCGGCCACGGCACACTGGGTTGGACGATGGCCTGTGGTTCTGGTCGTGTGCTGGCTGATTTGATTACCAGGAAAAAACCGGAAATCGAAAGCAGCGGCCTGGCTTTAGCGCGTTATTGA